From the Saccharobesus litoralis genome, one window contains:
- a CDS encoding GntR family transcriptional regulator has translation MNVRRISSIQSQIADILRAEIISGELPVGEKLNELELAKRFGVSRGPIRDVLLLLGKEGLTLTKGSAGTCVAQPMDSKVEKVLNDVRLKIEEFAIKQLKQDATHDDIANLESILNRMSLHCDRAESMDFINADIDFHKYCVEQAGGTDLVNVWYPIVLRMHMNKGLAEINAHDVEEHAAIINALKEKDSKAAITALRQNIK, from the coding sequence TTGAACGTTCGCAGAATTAGCTCTATTCAAAGCCAAATTGCTGACATTTTACGAGCTGAGATTATTTCCGGTGAATTACCCGTTGGTGAAAAACTGAATGAGTTGGAACTAGCTAAACGTTTTGGTGTATCGCGCGGCCCTATTCGTGACGTTTTACTGTTACTAGGTAAAGAGGGTTTAACTTTGACCAAAGGTAGTGCGGGTACCTGTGTTGCCCAGCCTATGGACAGTAAAGTTGAAAAAGTATTAAACGACGTACGCTTAAAAATTGAAGAATTTGCCATTAAGCAGTTAAAGCAAGATGCAACCCATGATGATATTGCTAACTTAGAATCGATTCTTAACCGCATGAGCTTGCATTGCGACCGAGCCGAAAGCATGGACTTTATTAATGCCGATATTGATTTTCACAAATACTGTGTTGAGCAAGCCGGTGGCACAGATTTAGTGAATGTTTGGTATCCGATTGTGTTGCGTATGCATATGAATAAAGGCTTAGCCGAGATCAATGCGCATGATGTTGAAGAGCATGCGGCCATTATTAATGCATTAAAAGAAAAAGACAGCAAAGCTGCGATAACTGCGCTACGACAGAATATTAAGTAA
- a CDS encoding alkaline phosphatase D family protein: MSNNISRRSALKLAVAGLATSAIGCSSTTSSNTQPVANQVLDKPVTDAWGNTFDRMWIGGEYWANPMENWRIIDGGAECTVTGGNRSIHSLTHQLVNPDAAFSISVNIKKAEIGKNDGGAAIRVGVQSDINDHRSNVFVQTGLDAGIVNGQLVLGKLRAKLSHAINHQQINLTLTGEPRLGVIAVKVVATDTATGKQLGMLEDFIAEDKVMGNVAVVSNFTSSASKAHIPNGTRYRFTDWQMAGAAFNNKPEQKFGPILWTMYTLSDTRTSEGFVMKLSALTGPMGKQDSQEVELQIKKDGIWQSLGTERLDTDAWVATFRIANWQEASDTPYRVVYKEKQRDGSIKPDIYEGKVRANPVGRQMRMAGLTCQNDYAFPYAPVAENVVKMDPDLVYFSGDQLYENHGGYGVKYGPAKDSINNYLRKYYQFGWAFREAMRNAPTVVLPDDHDILQGNLWGEGGIKMADESIASGRTDNAGGYIAPIRVVNAVHKTHTAHHPDPIDPTPSARGMSVYYTDMVYGDVSFAIIGDRQWKSGPEHLGIEVGITGEGEDPHFINPAFDRQDMELLGKRQEDFLEKWGKDWRGHKLKAVLSQTVFAAICTHQPRPNKFLKYDFDSSGWPAGARNRAIEIMRESKALHICGDTHLGSLTQYGVKQQRDSNWAFCTPAIAAGWPRWWNPDTLNFPVNNRPSHGIAHTGEYLDAFGNNMYVYAVGNPIVGKSGNRYIKAHEKGSGFGFILFDTEAKTYTTQAYRFLVDVTDGKASNQFPGWPVTIHQEENIGKNRIS; this comes from the coding sequence ATGAGTAATAACATTTCGCGCCGCAGTGCATTAAAGCTAGCCGTTGCTGGCCTCGCGACAAGTGCTATCGGCTGTTCGAGTACAACCTCATCCAACACTCAACCTGTAGCAAATCAAGTATTAGATAAACCCGTTACTGATGCATGGGGCAATACATTTGATCGCATGTGGATAGGTGGAGAGTATTGGGCCAACCCTATGGAGAATTGGCGCATTATTGATGGCGGCGCAGAATGTACCGTAACGGGCGGTAATCGCAGTATTCATTCTTTAACTCATCAATTAGTTAATCCAGATGCGGCATTTTCCATCTCAGTTAACATCAAAAAAGCTGAAATTGGCAAAAATGATGGTGGCGCCGCGATACGTGTTGGTGTGCAAAGCGATATTAACGACCATCGCAGCAATGTATTTGTGCAAACCGGTTTAGATGCCGGTATTGTTAATGGGCAGTTGGTTTTAGGGAAATTACGCGCAAAGCTCAGCCATGCCATCAACCATCAACAAATCAACTTAACTTTAACTGGTGAACCGCGTTTAGGTGTTATTGCTGTCAAAGTAGTGGCGACCGATACAGCTACTGGTAAACAACTAGGGATGTTGGAAGATTTTATCGCAGAAGATAAAGTCATGGGTAACGTCGCTGTTGTTAGTAACTTCACCTCATCTGCCAGCAAAGCTCATATACCGAATGGTACTCGCTACCGTTTCACCGATTGGCAAATGGCTGGTGCGGCATTTAATAACAAACCAGAGCAAAAATTTGGTCCAATTTTATGGACCATGTATACCTTAAGCGATACGCGCACCAGCGAAGGCTTTGTAATGAAGCTAAGCGCATTAACCGGTCCTATGGGTAAGCAAGACAGCCAAGAAGTCGAGCTACAAATTAAGAAAGACGGTATTTGGCAATCGTTAGGTACAGAACGACTAGACACAGACGCTTGGGTTGCCACGTTCCGTATTGCCAATTGGCAAGAAGCAAGCGATACGCCGTACCGCGTGGTTTATAAAGAAAAACAACGCGATGGCAGTATTAAGCCTGATATTTACGAAGGTAAAGTCCGCGCTAACCCAGTTGGTCGACAAATGCGCATGGCGGGTTTAACTTGTCAAAACGATTACGCCTTCCCTTATGCACCTGTCGCTGAAAATGTCGTCAAAATGGATCCCGATTTAGTTTATTTCTCGGGTGATCAGCTATATGAAAACCATGGTGGTTACGGCGTAAAATACGGGCCAGCTAAAGATTCCATCAACAATTACTTACGTAAGTATTATCAATTTGGTTGGGCATTTCGCGAGGCTATGCGTAATGCGCCGACTGTCGTTTTGCCAGATGACCATGACATTTTACAAGGTAATTTGTGGGGTGAAGGCGGAATCAAAATGGCCGATGAGTCAATTGCCTCTGGCCGCACCGATAATGCCGGTGGTTACATTGCGCCTATCCGTGTTGTTAACGCCGTGCATAAAACCCATACTGCTCATCATCCTGATCCGATTGACCCAACGCCATCAGCGCGAGGGATGAGTGTGTATTATACCGATATGGTGTATGGCGACGTCAGCTTTGCCATTATTGGTGACAGGCAATGGAAAAGTGGCCCAGAACACTTAGGTATTGAAGTGGGAATAACCGGTGAAGGTGAAGATCCGCATTTTATTAACCCTGCATTCGATCGCCAAGACATGGAGCTACTGGGCAAACGCCAAGAAGACTTTTTAGAAAAATGGGGCAAAGACTGGCGTGGGCACAAGCTTAAAGCGGTACTTAGCCAAACCGTGTTCGCGGCAATTTGTACCCATCAACCTCGCCCTAACAAGTTTTTGAAATACGATTTTGATAGTAGTGGTTGGCCAGCCGGCGCACGTAACCGCGCAATTGAAATTATGCGCGAGTCCAAAGCATTACATATCTGTGGCGATACGCATTTAGGCAGCTTAACTCAATATGGCGTTAAGCAACAACGCGACAGTAACTGGGCGTTCTGTACTCCGGCGATTGCCGCAGGTTGGCCACGTTGGTGGAATCCAGATACGCTGAACTTTCCAGTGAATAATCGTCCGTCACACGGCATTGCCCATACTGGTGAATACCTAGATGCCTTTGGCAACAACATGTACGTCTATGCGGTAGGTAACCCTATCGTTGGTAAATCGGGTAATCGTTATATTAAGGCGCACGAAAAAGGCAGTGGTTTTGGCTTTATCTTGTTTGATACCGAGGCTAAAACTTACACCACCCAAGCTTATCGTTTTTTAGTTGATGTGACCGATGGCAAAGCTAGCAATCAATTCCCTGGCTGGCCTGTCACCATTCATCAGGAAGAAAATATAGGTAAAAACCGTATTAGTTAA
- a CDS encoding Ig-like domain-containing protein produces MRNLCNKKPHMRMPEKTEFWRKNMSCFKQTLLTATMAAILAACSGDDIDRDFTNADFEPLTTEQPTIVVEISENDDITRVDLAQNINNSSGRTVSIINLDLAIIDEDGDGEVDKRPQTNGDGSVKTDPATGEVLMEDAVQEAPPYIRSIRQYGQPGYTVLDRYEAGILQDGLELVVQPFTWTDELKYGEEKEYKYDYFLSNTYNDGDFDFEDDYLKRTVIVKVTGAEDPVTDIEIVEGDTIKVPQGYDTAVTAQVFPDFASLPELVWTSADESIATVTSVPDDPDTPQNESLAQVVKGIASNGAIDAVVKVTASLKDGINKGSVYKEFDVVVSEFPSGPVGVEIQAGGQTKAAIPVALGIPFQLTAKVLPEDPNSGIDRTVMWESLNTDIATVDQNTGLVTIVNRYLGPVEIQVKTLVDNRISVIKINPKANPNYIYELNGDFESGEKTPWIHKWGTLDPIITVSADAARDGNYGLHLQAKDNGTTTGGLLLKENFLDPMLPNDFADGSRTGDKARTFQLTWDMKVNNFVAGENQAHTAIFFPNGSNWQIWKGGNKTGPVTSGDWQTYVHEFVEPDNWVGLADVRLVLQFAGTVGDIDAYYDNIKMTCIKNCD; encoded by the coding sequence ATGCGTAATTTATGTAATAAAAAACCGCATATGCGAATGCCTGAGAAGACTGAATTTTGGAGAAAAAACATGAGTTGTTTTAAACAAACTTTATTAACAGCAACTATGGCAGCGATACTTGCGGCCTGTAGTGGAGACGACATAGATCGTGACTTTACTAATGCTGACTTTGAACCACTTACAACTGAGCAGCCTACCATTGTTGTTGAAATATCTGAAAATGACGACATCACTCGAGTTGACCTTGCTCAAAATATCAACAATAGTTCAGGGAGAACTGTTTCTATTATCAATCTAGACTTAGCAATTATAGATGAGGACGGAGATGGAGAAGTAGATAAGCGCCCACAAACTAATGGAGATGGTTCGGTTAAAACTGATCCTGCAACTGGTGAAGTGCTAATGGAAGACGCTGTGCAGGAAGCTCCTCCTTATATTCGCTCGATCAGACAATATGGCCAACCTGGATATACAGTACTAGATCGTTATGAGGCTGGAATACTTCAAGATGGCCTAGAGTTGGTTGTACAGCCTTTTACGTGGACTGATGAATTGAAGTATGGTGAAGAAAAAGAGTACAAATACGATTACTTTTTATCGAACACTTATAACGATGGAGACTTTGATTTTGAAGATGATTATTTAAAACGTACGGTAATTGTAAAAGTTACTGGTGCTGAAGACCCTGTTACTGATATTGAGATAGTCGAAGGCGACACGATAAAAGTACCACAAGGATATGATACAGCTGTTACAGCTCAGGTCTTTCCTGATTTTGCATCATTACCTGAATTGGTTTGGACTTCTGCTGATGAGAGTATTGCTACAGTGACTTCGGTTCCTGATGACCCTGATACTCCGCAAAATGAAAGTCTAGCTCAAGTTGTTAAAGGTATTGCTTCTAATGGCGCTATAGATGCTGTTGTAAAAGTGACTGCGAGTTTAAAAGATGGTATCAACAAAGGCTCCGTATACAAAGAGTTTGATGTTGTTGTGTCTGAATTTCCAAGTGGTCCTGTTGGAGTTGAAATTCAAGCCGGAGGGCAAACTAAAGCCGCAATACCAGTAGCACTTGGCATACCTTTCCAGCTTACAGCAAAGGTACTACCAGAAGATCCTAATTCTGGAATTGATCGTACTGTAATGTGGGAGTCTTTGAATACTGATATTGCAACTGTTGATCAAAATACGGGCTTAGTGACTATAGTTAATCGCTATTTGGGACCAGTTGAAATTCAAGTTAAAACCTTGGTTGATAATAGAATCAGTGTTATCAAAATTAACCCTAAAGCAAACCCCAATTATATTTATGAGTTAAATGGTGATTTTGAGTCTGGTGAAAAAACGCCTTGGATTCATAAATGGGGAACTTTAGACCCTATTATCACAGTATCGGCTGATGCTGCTCGAGATGGTAACTATGGGTTACATTTACAAGCTAAAGATAACGGTACCACTACAGGAGGTTTGTTATTAAAAGAAAATTTCCTAGACCCAATGTTACCTAATGATTTCGCTGATGGTTCTCGTACTGGGGATAAGGCTCGAACATTCCAACTGACTTGGGATATGAAAGTTAACAACTTTGTGGCAGGTGAAAATCAAGCACATACGGCTATATTTTTCCCAAATGGTTCAAACTGGCAGATATGGAAGGGTGGTAATAAAACTGGCCCTGTGACGTCTGGTGATTGGCAAACATATGTGCATGAATTTGTAGAGCCAGATAATTGGGTTGGGCTAGCTGACGTTCGACTGGTTTTACAATTTGCCGGTACCGTCGGTGATATTGATGCATACTATGATAATATCAAAATGACTTGCATTAAAAACTGTGACTAA
- a CDS encoding tryptophan halogenase family protein: MFNKQILIIGGGTAGWMTASLLAKQWPQADITLIESPNIPTVGVGEGSTPYIRHLFKTLDISEAQWMSKCNATFKNGITFKHWSIRKGFESYFHPFLSQYDDDVTPLFAQHTRLRRHGYPITCHPDNYYLTKELTNQRKSCQLQDSSNPVETLYAYHFDAEKLGLLLKEKSLALGVNHLLGNISQVKQAENGDIASVVSDEQGELSADIFVDCTGFKALLMQKTLNTPFVSYSDNLFNDSAVAIASPKIDNYSPQTVSTALSNGWAWHIPLQNRVGNGYVYSAKYQTADSAEQELRHFIGQDRVKDVEARHIKMRVGRSEKHWNKNCLAVGLSQGFIEPLEATALHLVQDTIESFIAAIEEGKGTTAKQDYFNDKINYAFERVRDYIVTHYISNSRNDTPYWQDCRKIPVSDSLQRILYAWFNGMDVAEELDLQQISQYYPSASWHALLAGVGTFPEPDPSKTETFANEIQQIQHRRDELAKLFKNL; the protein is encoded by the coding sequence GTGTTCAATAAACAAATTCTAATTATCGGAGGCGGTACAGCGGGGTGGATGACAGCGTCGTTATTGGCTAAACAGTGGCCACAAGCCGACATTACTTTGATTGAATCGCCTAATATTCCTACTGTTGGTGTAGGTGAAGGATCCACACCTTATATTCGTCATTTATTCAAAACCCTCGATATTTCTGAAGCACAATGGATGTCTAAATGTAATGCTACTTTTAAAAATGGTATTACCTTTAAGCATTGGTCGATCCGCAAAGGCTTTGAAAGTTATTTTCACCCATTTCTAAGCCAATATGATGATGATGTAACGCCACTATTTGCCCAACATACTCGCTTGCGCCGCCATGGTTATCCCATCACTTGCCATCCAGACAATTACTACCTAACTAAAGAGCTCACTAATCAACGTAAAAGTTGTCAATTGCAGGACAGCTCCAACCCTGTAGAGACTCTATATGCCTATCATTTTGATGCTGAAAAGCTCGGGTTGTTACTTAAAGAAAAGTCACTGGCGTTAGGCGTAAACCATTTGCTAGGCAATATTAGCCAAGTTAAACAAGCGGAAAATGGTGATATTGCCAGTGTTGTAAGTGATGAACAGGGTGAGCTAAGTGCAGATATTTTTGTTGATTGTACCGGCTTTAAAGCCTTGTTAATGCAAAAAACCTTAAATACGCCATTTGTTAGTTACAGTGACAACTTATTTAATGATTCCGCAGTCGCGATAGCCTCACCTAAAATAGATAACTACTCACCACAAACGGTGTCTACGGCCTTAAGTAATGGTTGGGCTTGGCATATTCCGTTACAAAACCGTGTGGGCAATGGCTATGTTTATAGCGCTAAATACCAAACTGCAGATAGTGCTGAACAAGAATTACGTCATTTTATTGGTCAGGATCGAGTGAAAGATGTTGAAGCGCGCCATATCAAAATGCGCGTCGGCCGTTCGGAAAAACATTGGAACAAAAATTGTTTAGCAGTTGGTTTATCGCAGGGCTTTATTGAACCTTTGGAAGCAACGGCGTTGCATCTTGTTCAGGACACGATAGAAAGCTTTATAGCGGCTATTGAAGAAGGTAAAGGTACTACCGCTAAGCAAGACTACTTTAACGATAAAATTAACTACGCGTTTGAGCGCGTGCGCGATTATATTGTCACTCATTATATTTCTAATTCGCGTAACGATACGCCTTATTGGCAAGACTGCCGTAAAATTCCAGTTTCAGATTCATTGCAACGTATTTTATATGCTTGGTTTAATGGTATGGACGTAGCCGAAGAATTAGATTTGCAGCAAATTAGCCAGTATTACCCAAGTGCATCTTGGCATGCGTTGTTGGCCGGAGTTGGTACTTTTCCTGAGCCTGATCCCAGTAAAACAGAAACCTTTGCCAATGAAATACAGCAGATCCAACATCGGCGTGATGAATTAGCCAAGTTGTTTAAAAACTTGTAG
- a CDS encoding TonB-dependent receptor yields the protein MSNTRERFKLSALSLAILASSASMVAYAAEDDKKDKEEDTEVIEVTGFRGSILKSINEKRNSATIVDSIFAEDIGKTTDQNIADALSRVTGVSIQTDDGEGTKISVRGAQSDFNNISLNGVSLTSSDENNSVDLSAFSADVLSQINVYKTSSADHDEGSLGANVVLKTARPLDLKNDRANITVQGRYNEYADKYDNKISGSFSKKFFDETFGVIFTAANETQAIRRDEVGSSRNSPYQVLDLYQRWNVDGSEEPVARDMDGNLIYGGDRVLVKNDLTYSLKQNQRDRHTLTSGFQFAPNDSTNIQLDLSYSYQQIIRDDHRIRTNMPNIFNGKVDEINLTQGQIFNKDDVVTVVPVPGWGQNRPPQLDENGEVIYFPTQADPQEDWWTVDTEMRTLVKSLNRFQQGQLNRSQEQNETTNKVATLTLEQWLTDSLYLEVKAGYSQTEFDVIDNSSVSSATWQMLHRDELKDVPLDELQPVGIDCTTGDCQMVVGEGSFVRTPGGSQRGRPTTTFIPTDPYAQHLGGLSLNDGYTLDTNKSLYVDLDWDVDFAGITKFETGFKISQRDKDVHRQNGRFDDKTATVFDPVTQRPITSTKLSTFTINEVMDVNQSFPYDDWMDGLVAKDSKYSLGFVENGWPLIDARKAFSAVFSLPDYRLVTDDSQSRQTIQDNYSLYAKLNFEFLDGRLTGDLGTRFVHTEIQAKKGKSAINFYSGDGIFDPVSMVERGLFTNPDIDPNMPECPNVYDVQTQSMLIDGTGIVPDEHTITDIRTGEIYSAGQTVPNQYPCYDPRVGERSVNVNGQNQIEYINYDQANSNRGWWWGFRHADNSTALDKEKYLRTYDSEGEGESDIWLPSLNLNYQLTDNLITRFAASKTMSRPVFDDLRPGFRLNENVWGLSQSNMTAPNPKLKPLQSKNLDLSFEWYFNKEGQLSLAFFKKDMSDFPENVRELFYYRDMRTAYDTTELTYEDLLISHDETLSADAPIVNDKYSAEDNVYCMPNRYVKGQITSPMHLGCDEVVVEFKVNGASTRSKGLEFGYRQTYDFLPGVLSGLGMDFNYTYAKTESDPTYLEITDSYLDGVPQKFTPKHSANTSLYWQKAGNSMRLTHRYSGIQFVDRLEAGRLWLDEKSQLDFAFNYKVNNRISLSFNALNLTNVDNRIFFTSTEFDLGDKLQNADGNYLDSEGQVISVSEDDATPATWDQIQSSNDLKGKLVPVLFNEGNPMEDSNVTTKRTVSNYKTGRQFRLGIRVNF from the coding sequence ATGTCCAACACTAGAGAACGATTTAAGCTAAGTGCACTATCTCTAGCGATACTAGCCAGTAGCGCGAGTATGGTGGCTTATGCTGCAGAAGACGACAAAAAAGATAAAGAAGAAGATACTGAAGTGATCGAAGTCACGGGCTTCCGCGGCAGTATTTTAAAATCAATTAACGAAAAACGTAACTCGGCAACAATTGTTGATTCAATTTTTGCTGAAGATATAGGTAAAACTACCGACCAGAACATCGCTGACGCATTATCGCGTGTGACTGGTGTATCGATTCAAACTGATGACGGCGAGGGAACAAAAATCTCAGTTCGAGGTGCTCAGTCGGATTTTAACAACATATCTTTAAATGGTGTGTCACTGACCAGCTCAGATGAAAACAACTCGGTCGATTTGAGTGCATTTTCAGCTGATGTGTTATCTCAAATCAATGTGTATAAAACGTCCAGTGCTGATCATGACGAGGGGTCATTAGGCGCAAACGTCGTACTAAAAACAGCTAGACCGTTAGATTTAAAAAATGATCGAGCTAACATTACTGTCCAAGGACGATATAACGAATATGCTGATAAATATGATAATAAAATCAGCGGCTCATTTTCTAAAAAATTCTTTGATGAAACTTTCGGCGTTATTTTCACAGCTGCGAATGAGACACAAGCTATTCGTCGTGATGAAGTCGGAAGTAGCAGAAATAGTCCTTATCAAGTTTTAGATTTGTATCAGCGTTGGAATGTTGATGGTTCAGAAGAACCTGTAGCTCGTGATATGGACGGTAATTTAATTTATGGTGGCGACCGAGTATTGGTTAAAAATGATTTAACCTATAGTCTTAAGCAAAATCAGCGAGATAGACATACTCTAACTTCTGGTTTTCAATTCGCGCCTAACGATTCGACTAATATTCAGCTAGATTTGAGTTATTCTTATCAACAGATCATTCGTGACGATCACAGAATACGTACGAATATGCCGAATATATTTAATGGTAAGGTCGATGAAATTAATTTGACTCAGGGGCAAATTTTTAACAAGGATGATGTTGTTACGGTTGTACCTGTACCTGGCTGGGGACAAAATCGACCACCTCAATTAGATGAAAATGGAGAAGTTATTTATTTCCCAACTCAAGCTGATCCTCAAGAAGATTGGTGGACTGTTGACACTGAAATGCGTACTTTGGTTAAGTCATTAAATCGTTTTCAACAAGGTCAGTTAAATCGCTCGCAAGAACAAAACGAAACAACCAACAAAGTTGCTACATTAACACTTGAGCAATGGCTTACTGATAGTTTGTATTTGGAAGTAAAAGCGGGTTACTCACAAACAGAATTTGATGTTATCGATAATTCAAGTGTTAGCTCTGCTACATGGCAAATGCTTCATCGCGATGAGCTAAAAGATGTACCGTTGGATGAATTGCAACCAGTTGGTATAGACTGTACTACCGGTGATTGCCAAATGGTAGTAGGTGAAGGGTCATTTGTTAGAACTCCAGGCGGTAGCCAGCGAGGTCGCCCGACTACGACATTCATTCCTACCGACCCTTATGCGCAGCATTTAGGTGGATTAAGCCTTAATGATGGCTATACGTTAGATACTAACAAAAGTCTATATGTTGACTTGGACTGGGATGTAGACTTTGCTGGAATTACCAAGTTTGAAACAGGTTTTAAAATTTCACAACGTGATAAAGATGTACACCGTCAAAATGGTCGCTTTGACGATAAAACGGCTACAGTCTTTGATCCAGTTACTCAGCGTCCGATAACTAGTACTAAACTATCGACGTTTACAATAAATGAAGTAATGGATGTCAATCAGTCATTTCCATATGACGATTGGATGGATGGTTTAGTAGCTAAAGATTCAAAGTATAGTCTTGGTTTTGTAGAAAACGGGTGGCCATTGATTGATGCTCGTAAAGCATTTTCGGCTGTTTTCTCGTTACCGGACTATAGGCTTGTAACAGACGATTCTCAAAGCCGTCAAACTATTCAAGATAACTATTCATTATATGCCAAACTCAATTTTGAATTTCTTGATGGGCGTCTAACTGGTGATCTAGGTACTCGTTTTGTTCATACTGAGATCCAAGCTAAAAAAGGTAAATCAGCAATAAACTTCTATAGTGGTGATGGAATCTTTGATCCAGTTTCTATGGTAGAACGTGGCTTATTTACTAATCCTGACATCGATCCTAATATGCCTGAGTGCCCTAACGTATATGATGTACAGACTCAGTCTATGCTGATTGATGGTACTGGTATTGTTCCAGATGAACATACTATTACTGATATTAGGACAGGTGAAATTTACTCAGCTGGTCAAACGGTACCAAACCAGTACCCTTGCTATGATCCCCGCGTTGGTGAGCGTAGTGTCAATGTTAATGGCCAAAATCAAATTGAGTACATAAATTACGATCAAGCCAATAGCAATCGTGGCTGGTGGTGGGGCTTTAGGCATGCTGATAACTCCACTGCTTTGGATAAGGAAAAATATTTACGCACTTACGACAGTGAAGGTGAAGGCGAGAGCGATATTTGGTTGCCTAGCTTAAACTTAAATTATCAATTAACTGATAACTTGATTACTCGTTTTGCTGCATCCAAAACTATGTCTAGACCAGTCTTTGATGATTTACGTCCAGGATTTCGCTTAAATGAGAATGTTTGGGGACTATCTCAATCAAATATGACTGCTCCAAACCCGAAACTTAAGCCTCTGCAATCTAAAAACTTAGATTTATCTTTTGAATGGTATTTCAATAAAGAAGGTCAGCTATCTTTAGCATTCTTTAAAAAAGATATGTCAGATTTTCCTGAAAATGTTCGAGAGTTGTTTTATTACCGCGATATGCGAACTGCTTATGATACAACAGAGCTAACTTATGAAGATTTACTGATTTCTCATGATGAAACTTTAAGCGCGGACGCACCTATCGTAAACGACAAGTACTCAGCTGAAGACAATGTCTACTGTATGCCTAATCGTTATGTTAAAGGTCAAATCACTAGTCCAATGCACTTAGGTTGTGATGAAGTCGTAGTAGAGTTTAAAGTCAATGGCGCTTCAACCCGCTCTAAAGGTTTAGAGTTTGGTTATCGTCAGACTTATGATTTCTTACCTGGTGTGTTAAGTGGTCTTGGAATGGACTTTAACTACACCTATGCAAAAACAGAGTCTGACCCAACTTATTTAGAAATCACAGATAGTTATTTAGATGGTGTACCTCAGAAGTTTACCCCTAAACATTCTGCAAATACATCTTTATATTGGCAAAAAGCCGGTAATTCTATGCGTTTAACGCACCGCTATAGTGGTATACAGTTTGTAGACCGCCTCGAAGCAGGCCGCTTATGGTTAGATGAAAAGTCACAATTAGATTTTGCGTTCAATTATAAAGTTAACAATCGTATCAGCTTGAGTTTTAATGCATTAAACCTAACAAATGTTGATAATAGAATTTTCTTTACTAGCACAGAATTTGATTTGGGTGATAAGTTACAGAATGCCGATGGCAATTACTTAGACTCAGAAGGGCAAGTTATCAGTGTATCTGAAGACGATGCAACACCTGCTACTTGGGACCAAATTCAGAGTTCAAATGATCTTAAAGGTAAACTGGTACCAGTATTATTCAATGAAGGTAATCCAATGGAAGATAGCAATGTAACTACTAAGCGTACAGTTAGTAATTACAAAACCGGCCGTCAATTCCGTTTAGGTATCAGGGTGAATTTTTAA